The Apostichopus japonicus isolate 1M-3 chromosome 3, ASM3797524v1, whole genome shotgun sequence region TGCCTCGGCTAGAGGCCCGCGGCTTACAAGGTAACAAATAGGCCTAAGCCAACCCACAAATTGGGGAGAGaactaacaaaaataaaataacgaaGGGCAGGAGAAGAAAACGAGATTAACGAAAGGCAGGAGAAGTAAAGTGAACAACAACTAAACAGTGGGTGAGGGAAAAAACAACGCAATAGCGTATGTAGCCTAAAAGGCGGGAACTAGCGTAACTTTGGCGAGATGGAAGGGGTATACGGATAAACAAACGTGACCTTCACTCACCTCTTTATTGAGTTGGCTGCGCTGAGTATCATCACCTGTCGCACCATCGTCCGTTCCCGTATAATACAAGGGAGATAGCAATGAGTCCGGCCGCTGGACACAGTACGGGGCGAATTATTATACGTAAAATGATATggataaaatggtaaaacaaaCTACATCAGGTCCGATGAATTATGTTAACGAATTCCCCGCGCAGTGCACTGATAAATAATATAATGTTCACTCCATTCGAGAGATCGTTATTTCCGACGTAGAAATATAATGTTCCGAGGGAGAAAAATCCAATGTAAACAGATAAATTAATGAGCGAACAACTCGCGAGAAATTTAGGTCCGTTCACGACGATAGATCGTAGAGTTCCCCCCGATAATAAGAGGGCGCTCGAGTAtattacaaaagaaatgaaaaggtaGTAAATACAGAGTCGCTACATCAGCCCCCTCGCAGATCACAGATTATCCAAAAGTGATCGATAAAGCACGAGACAAAATGtcaaacaaatatgaaatactCATATATTTACATGGGATTCTCAACCATAACGCGCTGGCCAATGAACGTGCCTACCAGAACGCGTTATTGCTCTGGGGTTGGGCGCAGCCTCATGCGATTGAGTCGTGGCTGCCGAGGTCGGTGTCGGTGTCGTCGATCGTTTCGGCACTGGTTTTGCTGTCGTTGTGGAGTAATTATGGTTTGCTGGGGTGTCGTCAGGCTCCTCCAACATATACACCACTTTCAATCGGTCGATCGATACAGCATCGTGTTTGCCGTTGATGTCCAGTACAAAGTACTTGTCAGTCCTCTTGATGACTCGATGTGGGCCACGGTATGGAGGTTGTAAAGGACGCTTCACGGGGTCGTCGCGTATCCATACGTGAGTGCATGTTGACAAGGCCTTGGTCTGTTGTGACGGGCGGGTATTCGTTCTAGTCTGCGTTGGAACTAGTTTAGCCATAGATCTCTTGAGACGGTCGTCATATTCAAAGGGGTCGAGTGACGATTCGTCTGAACTGGCGGTGACCAACTGACAGGGTAGTCGTAGTGTGGTACCAAAAACTAGCTCAGCTGCACTACATCCGATATCTTCTTTCAGCGTTGTTCGGATGCTGAGAAGGATCATGGGTAGGGTTTCTGTCCACTGGATGTTGTTACGTGCCTTGAGTGAGGACTTGAGGTGTCGATGGAAGCGTTCCACGAGACCATTGGCTGCAGGGTGGTAAGCTGTCGTACGGATACGTTTACTTCCCAACAGTAGTGTCAACTGCTTGAACAGGGCGGACTCGAACTGTGCGCCTCTATCGGTCGTGATTGTCGACGGAGTCCCAAACATGGCGATCCACCTCGTGACAAATGCTTTCGCGACTGTCTCGGCGGTGATGTCAGGAATGCAAATTGCTTCTGGCCATCTCGTGAAGCGATCAACAATGGTTAGAAGGTATCGGTAACCATTTGAAGGCGGTAACGGTCCAACAATATCGATATGGATGTGGTCGAATCGTGCGTCGGGTGTGGCGAAAGTACCGAGAGGTGTGACAGTGTGTCTATGAATCTTAGCTTGCTGACATCGCAAACATGCTTTAGCCCACTGACGGACGTCTTTGTTGATGCTCGGCCAGACAAACCGTTCCCTGATCAGGCGTTGTGTTGCACGAATACCTGGATGGGACATCGAGTGAAGTGCGTCGAAAACTGCCCGGCGGAACTTAGCAGGTACAAATGGTCGTGCATTACCAGTCGACATGTCACACAGTATGGTGCCATCCTTGGTCGGGAGAGGTACGTCACGAAGCTTGAGCGATGGTGACTCACGTAAGGCGATGATGTCGTCATCGTGCTCTTGCTGCTTGGCGATTTCTGCGAAGTCGATGGGCGTGTCAGAACGAGGTTGGTTTAAGGCGTTGACATGGACTCTGGAGAGAGCGTCCGCGACTACGTTGTCGACTCCTTTAACATGGCGTATGTCGTTGGTGAACTGCGACACGTAATCTAGTTGCCTTATTTCTCTCGGCGAGTAACGGTCGGAACTTGCCTTGAGTGCGAAGGTTAAGGGTTTGTGGTCGGTCAGTACGAAAAACGTCCTTCCTTCCAGGTTGTGGCGGAAATTCCGTATGGTTTGGTACGCGGCCAGGAGTTCACGTCCAAAAGCACTGTACCGAGTTTCAGTGGGGCTCAGCTTCTTGGAGTAGAAGGAGATCGGTTGCCACTGATCGTCGTGGTATTGTTGTAAGACCCCACCGATTGCCCCATCTGAGGCGTCGAACATAATGCAGATGGGCTTAGTTGGGTCAGGGTGTGTCAACAGTGTGGCGTTAGCAAGAGCAGTCTTACTAGCCTTGAAAGCTTCCGTCGCTCCGTCAGTCCAGATGATTGGCGCTGATTTCTTCTTCTTACCATCTAGCAAGTTGGTTAGCGGCAACAACAATTCCGAACATTGAGGTAGGAACCGCCGGTAGAAATTTACCAGTCCGAGATATTCCCGTAGTTTCCGTAGCGTTGTTGGACGAGGAAAATCCTGGACTGCTGCTACCTTTTCCTGGAGTGGTCGGATTCCGTCGGCGTCGACACGGTGGCCAAGAAAATTGCGCGCACTTACGCCAAAGGTGCATTTGTCGGGATTGATGACAACTCCGTACTCGTTGAGCTTGGTGAAAAGTTGCCGAAGATGGTGTTCATGCTCTTCAACCGATGCACTGGCGATGAGAAGATCGTCGATGTAAGCGTAGCAAAACGGAAGTCCTCGCGTGACCTCGTCGATGAAACGTTGGAATGTCTGAGCCGCGTTGCGTAGACCAAATGGCATCCTGATGAATTCGAAAAGGCCAAATGGTGTTGTTATCGCTGTTTTGCCCACGTCGGACGGCTCTACTGGTATTTGGTGATAGGCTCGGACCAGATCGATTTTCGAGAAAATCTTCGCGCCATTCAAAGAAGACGAAAAATCGTGAATGTGCGGAATGGGGTATTGGTCCGGTACAGTGACGTTGTTGAGTCCTCTGTAGTCTCCACATGGCCTCCAGTCTCCCGATTTCTTCGGGACCATGTGAAGAGGTGAAGCCCAGTTGGAATCAGATTGACGGATGATTCCGAGTTGGAGCATGTGGTCAAATTCCTGACGTGCAATCTTCAATTTGTCGGGTGCCAGTCGACGAGCACGCGCCACCACTGGTGGACCATTGGTCTTAATGTGATGTCTGACGTTGTGTTTAACAGGTGATTCGGTGAAAGATTGTCGAATGAGGTCAGGGAATTCAGCTAGTAGCGTTTTAAAGCGTTGGTCGGACTTCGGTGAGGCAAACATGATGTGGGAAGGGGCATGGTTGCTGCTTTTCCCATGGACACTGAGATTCGTGGTCTTGTCGATCAGTTTGTAGAGGCAAACATCGACCAGGAGCTGATACTTCCGTAAGAAATCCATACCGAGTATGGCTCTCGTGGTGTCGGCAACGATAAAAACCCAACGGTAGGTCCGTCTCAGCCCCAAATTCAGCGTTAGAGATCTCATGCCGTAAGTCTTGATTGGCGTGTCGTTGACCGCGAGTAGCTCGTGTGTAGCCGGTGTGTGTCGTCGGTCATTTGCCGTTGCGGGTAGGACACTTACCTCGGCCCCAGTGTCAATGAGGAAGCGTGTGCCGTTGTCTCTGTCGGTGACATAAAACAGGCGACTTTCCCCTCGGCCAGCAAGACCCGTCGCTACTAGTCGCTGGCCGTGGAGTTTTCCGCTTTAGTAACTCCTTTGTGGGTGCACGGCGGCCGGCAGTGATTGGCATCGTCACCAAAGGTGTGGTGGTACCAGCAAATACCTCCAGTTGGTGTACTGTCACGGGACTTGCGGTTGTTATTAGACTTGGGGCGCGACTTCGAACGACCACGACTTTGGTCACGTTGTTGTTTGGTCAGCGACGCCACCTGCTTCGTCAGTACGTCGATTTGTCGTTGAAGTTGAGCGATTCCGTCGCTCAGAGCTGGTGCTGTTGTGTTTTGCACTGCCGCCACTGTTGCAATCGGGTGCGGGATTACCACTTCCATAATTTTGTCCGCGAGAGTTGCCAATTCCTCGATGTTGGTTTTGTCGCTGGTTGTGGCAAGGACAAGTTGCACATTTGTCGGCAGTCTCTGTACGAAAAGCTGCTTCAAAATGTTGCCGTCGACTTTGTTGGAAGCAAGCAGCTGCTTCAATCGGCGGAGCAGTTGGGATGGCTTCTTGTCGCCTAACTCTTCGGCCGTCAACAACTGATGGAGCCGCTTCTGCTCGGACGCAGTTGTGCGTTTGATGAGCTCCTTCTTGAGCGATTCGTATGGGTCGGCTGGTGGGGGTTTCAGGAGTATATCGCGCACCTCTTGCGCTACCTCGGGCTGCAAGGAAGCGATGACATAAGCATATTTGGTTTTTTCGTCTTTGACCCCTCTCGTTGTATATTGGGCTTCCACTTGGGCAAACCAAATATGGGGGTCGTTCGGCCAGTAGGGCGGTAGTTTCAGGCTGACTGCTGCCAGGGGGGTGGGTGCCTGGGCGGGTGTTTCGTCGTTCGTTGACATCGCTCGCAATGAGGCTACGCCCGCTACCAAAAACAACCACTAGCGTTGGCAGGCAAACTAAAAACTAATCCCAAATCAAGCTAAACTATCGatattatagtatatatcaTAAGCCAGTCAATTTACTCGACGATTAGAGCTTTAACATGGAGGCAGTTGAACCCCTACACTATAGGTAAATCATTGCACGGTTCCATCACACTATGGGTATATTAAGTCATTACTATCATAATACCCAAAAGAATATTTGTTCAAACCACTGCGTAGAATTCAGATTCCTGAGAATCCAGCTATATAATCATATTTCAGAATTCAGACTCAAAAGTCTCTAAAACAATGGTATACAGTGTTCCGAAACTAGCACTGCCTGACTTGATCACGTCAGGGGTCACCACTTCAGCGAGATAGAAGGGGTATACGGATAAACAAACGTGACCTTCACTCACCTCTTTATTGAGTTGGCTGCGCTGAGTATCATCACCTGTCGCACCATCGTCCGTTCCCGTATAATACAAGGGAGATAGCAATGAGTCCGGCCGCTGGACACAGTACGGGGCGAATTATTATACGTAAAATGATAtggataaaatggtaaaataaactACATCAGGTCCGATGAATTATGTTAACGAATTCCCCGCGCAGTGCACTGATAAATAATATAATGTTCACTCCATTCGAGAGATCGTTATTTCTGACGTAGAAATATAATGTTCCGAGGGAGAAAAATCCAATGTAAACAGATAAATTAATGAGCGAACAACTCGCGAGAAATTTAGGTCCGTTCACGACGATAGATCGTAGAGTTCCCCCCGATAATAAGAGGGCGCTCGAGTAtattacaaaagaaatgaaaaggtaGTAAATACAGAGTCGCTACATAACTACGGTAAACAAATCGCAGAACTGCTACCAATGTTAGTTTTCTGCACAGAAAAAACGGCGCGAACGCCGCTAACAAAAACCAGCCCTAAAAACCTCTCAAATAATaggaaaaggatacttatcgggctgcaaCGGTTAGAACTGCTTCTAAAAACAGTAGGTGGAAAAAATTTCCGATCCTAGAAACCAAAAGTGGACAGAAATCGATGGAAAATATCCGCTCGAAAAATAACGAAGTAGACgctttggttggtagaatgagaaggatgggcagtgacccgtgaagccgggtcacagagggtgcacagtgttaaaaggttaccaggacattctaggcgcggtagaatgagggtgctaaggttgtggcgagacaggtaagcgaggagcgaagtaaatttttACAATCCATCTTCACCTCCTCTCCACCACacctcctctcccccaccctgctcctgccccccccccagcaggACACCATCCACATGCccttattattttacaaaattg contains the following coding sequences:
- the LOC139965690 gene encoding uncharacterized protein, whose protein sequence is MSTNDETPAQAPTPLAAVSLKLPPYWPNDPHIWFAQVEAQYTTRGVKDEKTKYAYVIASLQPEVAQEVRDILLKPPPADPYESLKKELIKRTTASEQKRLHQLLTAEELGDKKPSQLLRRLKQLLASNKVDGNILKQLFVQRLPTNVQLVLATTSDKTNIEELATLADKIMEVVIPHPIATVAAVQNTTAPALSDGIAQLQRQIDVLTKQVASLTKQQRDQSRGRSKSRPKSNNNRKSRDSTPTGGICWYHHTFGDDANHCRPPCTHKGVTKAENSTASD